The following proteins are co-located in the Bacteroidota bacterium genome:
- the ilvD gene encoding dihydroxy-acid dehydratase, producing the protein MNLRSNTTTQGRKMAGARSLWRANGMKEQQFGKPIIAVVNSFTQMVPGHAHLHQVGQMVKKIIEMQGCFAPEFNTIAVDDGIAMGHLGMLYSLPSRDLIADSVEYMCNAHQVDAMICISNCDKITPGMLMASMRLNIPAVFVSGGPMEAGKFKGKAIDLVDSMVVAADFETSDADVLSIEKNACPTCGSCSGMFTANSMNCLTEVLGLSLPGNGTIVATHVNRKRLFEDAANKIVENTFKYYRDENDSILPRSIATRAAFLNAMKLDIAMGGSSNTILHLLAIASEANVNFTMKDVDELSRQIPVLCKVAPSSSYHIEDVNRAGGVMRILGELNRSNLLDTSVNNVSFSTLSQALNEMDIKGDNQDDQKHKIYKSAPAGIPNLVMGSQKNFYKEFDLDDENGCVRSIEHAYSKDGGLAVLFGNLAEDGCIVKTAGVDASVLKFTGKARVFESQNSACDGILDGTVKPGDVVIIRYEGPKGGPGMQEMLYPTSYLKSKKLDKSCALLTDGRFSGGTSGLSIGHASPEAAAGGTIALVENGDLIEIDIPKRSINLIIPSEVLDQRRKTLESKNNGAYLPENRERDISQALKIYAAHVSSADMGAIRIL; encoded by the coding sequence ATGAATTTAAGAAGCAACACAACAACACAGGGCCGTAAGATGGCCGGAGCAAGAAGTCTCTGGCGAGCCAATGGAATGAAAGAGCAACAATTCGGGAAACCAATTATTGCCGTCGTGAATTCATTTACCCAAATGGTTCCGGGACATGCGCATTTGCATCAGGTAGGACAAATGGTAAAGAAAATAATTGAAATGCAAGGATGCTTTGCTCCTGAATTTAACACGATTGCGGTTGATGACGGTATTGCAATGGGGCATCTGGGGATGCTTTATTCTCTTCCTTCCAGAGATTTGATTGCCGATAGTGTCGAATATATGTGCAATGCACATCAGGTCGATGCCATGATTTGCATATCAAATTGCGATAAAATCACACCTGGTATGTTAATGGCGTCAATGCGACTAAATATTCCTGCAGTATTTGTCTCTGGCGGCCCTATGGAAGCCGGAAAATTTAAAGGTAAAGCCATCGATTTGGTTGATTCGATGGTAGTAGCTGCCGATTTTGAAACATCTGATGCCGATGTTTTGTCGATTGAAAAGAATGCTTGTCCAACTTGTGGTTCCTGCTCAGGAATGTTTACGGCTAATTCCATGAATTGCCTTACCGAAGTTTTGGGTTTATCCTTACCCGGGAACGGAACCATAGTAGCAACCCATGTTAACCGAAAGCGTTTGTTCGAAGATGCGGCAAATAAAATTGTTGAAAATACTTTTAAGTATTATCGTGATGAAAATGACAGTATTTTGCCCAGATCAATTGCTACCCGTGCTGCATTTCTGAATGCCATGAAACTTGATATTGCCATGGGCGGATCATCAAATACCATTTTACATCTGCTTGCCATCGCCAGCGAAGCCAACGTTAATTTTACAATGAAAGATGTAGATGAACTTTCACGACAAATTCCGGTATTGTGCAAAGTCGCACCAAGTTCGAGCTACCACATTGAAGACGTAAATAGGGCAGGGGGCGTAATGCGCATTCTTGGTGAACTCAATCGAAGTAATTTATTGGATACATCTGTAAATAATGTTTCATTTTCGACCTTAAGTCAGGCTTTAAATGAAATGGACATAAAAGGTGACAATCAGGATGATCAAAAGCATAAGATTTACAAATCTGCACCTGCAGGAATTCCTAATCTCGTGATGGGATCACAAAAAAACTTTTATAAAGAATTTGATTTAGATGATGAGAATGGTTGTGTGAGATCTATTGAACACGCCTATAGCAAAGATGGTGGTTTGGCTGTATTATTTGGTAATCTGGCAGAGGATGGTTGTATTGTGAAAACAGCAGGGGTGGATGCTTCGGTATTGAAGTTCACTGGTAAAGCCAGGGTTTTCGAATCTCAGAATAGTGCCTGCGATGGAATACTGGATGGAACTGTAAAGCCCGGTGATGTTGTAATTATCAGATATGAAGGTCCAAAAGGAGGCCCCGGGATGCAGGAGATGCTTTATCCTACCTCTTACTTAAAATCAAAAAAATTAGATAAATCCTGTGCTTTGCTTACCGATGGAAGGTTTTCAGGAGGAACTTCAGGCTTATCGATAGGCCATGCTTCACCTGAAGCTGCGGCAGGTGGAACCATTGCTTTGGTAGAGAATGGTGATCTCATCGAAATTGATATTCCCAAGAGAAGCATAAATCTAATCATTCCTTCCGAGGTACTTGATCAACGAAGAAAAACTTTGGAATCAAAGAATAATGGAGCTTATCTCCCCGAAAACAGGGAAAGGGACATCAGTCAGGCTTTAAAAATTTATGCAGCTCATGTTTCATCAGCAGATATGGGTGCAATCAGAATACTTTAA
- a CDS encoding carboxypeptidase-like regulatory domain-containing protein: MKTHTKSYLKTAFVVLMLTLGLTSQLFAFDNTAKKTKKDQQGQVAYDVYKGKLTDANTNGPLVFATIAVEGENTATISNSDGEFILKINKNSKAKNIIISHLGYENLIYPINKLKEDNNVLKINQAVLTLSEVTVYPDSPEMLILMVLNKVKENYGNKAYNMTGFYRESISKKNRYVGLSEAVVNIYKSSYSGLLSDQIQIFKGRQASDVKKSDTLLFKLQGGPTTTMLLDVIKNPTVILDAELLKYYDFSIVNMIKIGTKLNYVIEFKQKPGLDFPLYNGKYYVDNENLALTAAEFSLNITDPVSASRLFLRKKPIGAKVTPTTAVYTVKYREQNGEWFFNYAKGEVQFKVDWDKKLFNSTYTIMSEIAITDRDDENIEKFKSKDQFKRTEVLSEQIDAFTDEDYWGEYNLIEPEQAIEVAIRRIKRLSK; the protein is encoded by the coding sequence ATGAAAACACACACAAAATCTTATCTAAAAACTGCATTTGTAGTTTTAATGCTTACACTTGGGCTTACTTCCCAATTATTTGCATTCGATAATACTGCAAAGAAAACAAAAAAAGACCAACAAGGCCAGGTTGCATATGATGTATATAAAGGGAAATTAACAGATGCAAATACAAATGGGCCTTTAGTTTTTGCAACTATTGCTGTTGAAGGAGAGAATACAGCTACTATTTCGAATTCAGATGGTGAATTTATCCTTAAAATCAACAAAAATAGCAAAGCAAAAAACATTATTATTTCTCATCTTGGATATGAAAATCTTATTTATCCGATAAATAAATTAAAAGAGGACAATAATGTACTGAAAATTAACCAGGCAGTATTAACCTTAAGTGAAGTTACTGTTTATCCCGATTCTCCGGAAATGCTAATTCTTATGGTTTTAAATAAAGTAAAGGAAAACTATGGTAATAAAGCATATAATATGACCGGTTTTTATAGGGAATCAATTAGTAAGAAGAACAGATATGTTGGCTTATCTGAAGCCGTGGTAAATATTTATAAATCTTCTTATTCCGGATTATTAAGCGATCAAATTCAGATTTTTAAAGGGCGACAGGCAAGCGACGTTAAAAAATCTGACACCTTATTATTCAAACTTCAGGGTGGACCTACAACAACTATGCTGCTTGATGTGATCAAAAACCCTACTGTTATTTTAGATGCTGAATTATTAAAATACTATGATTTCAGTATAGTGAATATGATTAAAATTGGTACAAAACTCAATTATGTAATTGAATTCAAACAAAAACCCGGACTTGATTTTCCTTTATATAACGGAAAATATTACGTTGACAATGAAAATCTGGCCTTAACAGCCGCCGAATTTAGCCTTAATATTACCGATCCGGTTTCTGCTTCCAGACTATTCCTGAGAAAGAAACCAATCGGAGCCAAAGTTACACCTACAACTGCAGTTTATACAGTGAAATATCGCGAGCAAAATGGTGAATGGTTCTTTAACTACGCTAAAGGAGAAGTACAATTTAAAGTTGATTGGGATAAAAAACTTTTTAATTCAACCTATACAATCATGTCTGAAATAGCCATCACCGACAGAGATGATGAGAACATTGAAAAATTCAAAAGCAAAGACCAATTCAAAAGGACTGAAGTATTATCTGAGCAAATTGATGCCTTTACCGATGAAGACTATTGGGGAGAATATAACCTTATTGAACCAGAACAAGCAATTGAAGTGGCAATCAGAAGGATAAAGAGATTATCGAAGTAA
- the pflA gene encoding pyruvate formate lyase-activating protein: MLGVISNIQRFTVHDGPGIRLTVFMQGCPLSCWWCHNPECIKHYKVDDNSEHLRYDVKELMKEIRKEQIFIDESGGGVTFSGGEPMMQPIFLGEILDACKKEDIHTAVDTSGLVSSDTFDSIIDKADLFLYDLKIIDNALHQKYTGTSNTLILKNLKTLNDQQKKVIIRMPLIPGMTDSKQNIDDVIKLLSLLSNIKNINLLPYHSIAEGKYTKYNIPYKMKDVKVLSENKITEIKNLFTNAGFNASIGG; this comes from the coding sequence ATGTTAGGAGTTATTTCAAATATCCAAAGGTTTACTGTACATGATGGCCCGGGCATCAGATTAACAGTATTTATGCAAGGTTGCCCTTTATCCTGCTGGTGGTGCCACAATCCTGAGTGTATCAAGCACTATAAGGTAGATGACAATTCTGAGCATTTGAGGTATGATGTTAAGGAACTGATGAAAGAAATCAGGAAAGAGCAAATATTCATTGATGAATCCGGAGGAGGCGTTACATTTTCAGGAGGAGAGCCGATGATGCAACCCATTTTTTTAGGAGAAATACTTGATGCTTGTAAGAAAGAAGACATACACACTGCTGTTGATACATCAGGGCTGGTATCATCTGATACATTCGATTCAATTATTGATAAAGCAGATTTATTTCTTTATGATTTGAAAATTATCGATAATGCATTGCATCAAAAATATACCGGTACTTCAAATACATTAATTCTAAAAAATCTTAAAACTTTAAATGATCAACAAAAAAAGGTTATTATCCGAATGCCACTCATTCCGGGCATGACTGATAGCAAACAAAATATTGATGACGTTATCAAACTCCTAAGTTTGCTGTCAAATATTAAAAATATCAATTTGTTGCCTTATCATTCAATAGCTGAGGGTAAGTACACTAAGTATAATATTCCTTACAAGATGAAGGATGTGAAAGTGTTAAGTGAAAACAAAATAACTGAAATTAAAAACCTGTTCACCAATGCAGGATTTAATGCAAGCATTGGTGGTTAA
- a CDS encoding glycyl radical protein has protein sequence MNERIKLLREKSLDAEPHMTYQRASLITDFYQSEEAKSCSIPVKRALAFKHIMTHKKICVMKGELIVGERGLFPKSTPTFPEISLHSIEDLEQLNNREKQYFIVDEETTKVYKEKIIPYWKGKTIRERMFNDLPEVWKSAYEAGVFTEFLEQRAPGHTVLGKHSFKKGFLDLKKEIVLAKSKLDFAKDIKALDKKEELLAMDIAADAIIEFAHRHAEKIESIIQKETEPERLSELKQMHQICLKVPANAPETFWEALQHYWFIHQGVITELNPWDSFNPGRLDQHLYPFYKKEIEDGSLTIEHTKELLMAFWIKFNNHPAPPKMGVTAKESSTYTDFSLINVGGVKEDGSDAVNELSYLILDVIEEMRLLQPSSMVQLSKKNPERFIKRAIKIVKTGFGQPSIFNTDAIVQELLFQGKSLEDARNGGASGCVETGAFGNESYILTGYFNLPKILELTLNNGYDPRTKKTIGLATGDPSTFETFEALMVAYEKQLKYFIDIKIKGNNLIEKLYAKNLPVPFLSLLVNDCIEKGIDYNAGGARYNTNYIQGVGLGSITDELTAIKYHVYDKKSLTYETLLNAMANNFEGHDVLLDQLQNKTPKYGNDDDYADDQTRRIFNIYFNAIDSRPNTKGGCYRINLLPTTSHMYFGSVLGAMPDGRLAKEPLSEGISPVQGADRNGPTSVLKSAAKIDHIKTGGTLLNQKFTPQFLADDKGIAQVAQLVRSYFKLDGHHIQFNVVTAKTLREAQAEPSKHKDLIVRVAGYSDYFVDLTVELQNEIITRTEHENLN, from the coding sequence ATGAACGAACGAATTAAATTACTAAGAGAAAAAAGTCTGGATGCTGAGCCTCATATGACGTATCAAAGGGCTTCATTGATCACTGATTTTTACCAGAGTGAAGAAGCAAAAAGCTGTTCGATCCCTGTAAAAAGGGCACTTGCCTTCAAACATATAATGACCCATAAAAAGATATGTGTGATGAAAGGAGAGCTCATTGTTGGAGAACGTGGATTATTCCCAAAATCAACCCCCACTTTTCCTGAGATATCATTGCATTCGATTGAGGATCTTGAACAATTGAACAATCGGGAAAAACAATATTTTATTGTGGATGAAGAAACCACTAAAGTATATAAAGAAAAGATCATCCCTTATTGGAAAGGCAAAACCATTCGAGAAAGAATGTTTAACGACTTACCAGAAGTATGGAAGTCCGCATATGAAGCAGGTGTATTTACAGAATTTCTGGAACAGAGAGCACCCGGACATACAGTATTGGGAAAACATTCTTTTAAAAAAGGATTTCTGGATTTAAAAAAGGAGATTGTCTTGGCAAAATCAAAATTAGATTTCGCGAAAGACATCAAAGCATTGGATAAGAAAGAAGAACTTTTAGCAATGGATATAGCTGCAGATGCAATTATTGAATTTGCTCACCGACATGCTGAAAAGATTGAAAGCATCATCCAAAAAGAAACTGAACCCGAACGACTTTCTGAATTAAAACAAATGCACCAGATTTGCTTAAAGGTGCCAGCCAACGCTCCTGAAACATTTTGGGAAGCACTTCAACATTATTGGTTTATTCACCAAGGGGTTATTACAGAATTGAATCCTTGGGATTCATTCAATCCGGGTCGGCTTGATCAGCATCTTTATCCATTCTATAAAAAAGAGATTGAAGACGGAAGCTTAACAATTGAACATACCAAAGAACTTTTAATGGCATTTTGGATTAAATTTAACAATCATCCTGCACCGCCAAAAATGGGTGTTACGGCAAAAGAAAGCAGTACTTATACTGACTTTTCTTTAATTAACGTAGGTGGAGTTAAAGAAGATGGTTCAGATGCTGTTAACGAACTTTCATACCTCATTCTGGATGTAATTGAAGAAATGCGTTTGCTCCAACCCAGTTCGATGGTTCAGTTAAGCAAGAAAAATCCGGAACGTTTTATAAAAAGAGCCATAAAAATAGTGAAGACAGGATTTGGACAACCTTCAATTTTCAATACAGATGCTATTGTTCAGGAGTTACTTTTTCAGGGAAAATCGCTTGAAGATGCCAGAAATGGTGGTGCAAGTGGTTGTGTTGAAACAGGAGCATTTGGCAATGAAAGTTATATTTTGACTGGCTACTTCAACCTTCCTAAAATCCTTGAATTGACCTTGAACAACGGATATGATCCACGAACCAAGAAAACGATTGGCTTAGCAACGGGAGATCCATCGACTTTTGAAACTTTTGAAGCATTGATGGTAGCCTATGAAAAACAATTAAAATATTTTATTGATATTAAAATCAAAGGGAATAATCTGATTGAAAAACTATATGCTAAAAATCTTCCGGTACCATTTCTTTCATTGCTAGTTAATGATTGTATTGAAAAAGGAATTGATTATAATGCAGGAGGAGCAAGGTACAACACAAATTATATTCAAGGTGTTGGACTCGGCAGTATTACCGACGAACTAACTGCCATCAAATACCATGTTTATGATAAAAAGTCACTGACTTATGAAACTTTACTAAATGCCATGGCAAATAATTTTGAAGGACATGATGTGCTTTTGGATCAATTACAAAATAAAACACCTAAATATGGTAACGATGATGATTATGCCGATGACCAAACCAGAAGGATATTCAACATTTACTTTAACGCCATTGATTCGCGACCGAATACGAAAGGAGGCTGTTACCGAATAAATTTATTACCTACTACTTCTCATATGTATTTTGGCAGTGTGCTGGGTGCCATGCCTGACGGAAGGTTAGCAAAAGAACCTTTATCTGAAGGAATTTCACCGGTGCAAGGTGCTGACAGAAATGGCCCAACTTCAGTTTTAAAATCTGCTGCTAAAATTGACCACATTAAAACAGGTGGTACTTTATTAAATCAAAAATTTACACCTCAATTTTTAGCGGATGATAAAGGAATTGCCCAGGTGGCTCAGTTGGTAAGAAGCTATTTTAAGTTGGATGGGCATCACATCCAATTTAATGTAGTGACAGCAAAAACGCTTCGTGAAGCGCAAGCAGAACCAAGTAAACACAAAGATTTAATTGTACGTGTTGCAGGATACAGCGATTATTTTGTTGATTTAACAGTTGAATTACAGAATGAAATCATAACCCGAACCGAACATGAAAACCTGAATTAG
- the ilvB gene encoding biosynthetic-type acetolactate synthase large subunit: METITLDTKTTKNKTGKRVSGSDALILSLIAENVKTIFGYPGGAIMPVYDKLMDYEDQLHHILTRHEQGAIHAAQGFARVSGEVGVCIATSGPGATNLITGIADAFMDSTPLVCFTGQVYSHLLGTDAFQETDVVGVSMPVTKWNFQVTCAEEIAPAVAKAFYIARSGRPGPVLIDITKDAMFAEVDFYYEKCTKIRSYIPIPETKDIRIQQAFELIDNAKRPLALVGQGVVLSGAEKELKEFIEKTGIPVASTLLGLSALPNDHKLYTGMLGMHGNAAPNIKTNEADLIIALGMRFDDRVTGKVSAYAPNAKKIHFEIDKSEVHKIIKVDVTVLGDVKDTLARVTKLVSPNAHVVWRNSFKFIDDQETSRVIQKELNPETGQITMGEVLRHLNEVTKGEAVIVTDVGQHQMVASRYYKFKNKRSFITSGGLGTMGYGLPAAMGAQIAAPHRKVVSISGDGGFQMTMQELGTIAFNKVPVKMIVLNNDYLGMVRQWQELFFDKRYSATSITSPDFVMLAASYGIDGQKVTDRKDLHAAVQKMMDSNEPFILEVAVEAKGNVFPMIPSGSAVNEIVFGDE, encoded by the coding sequence ATGGAAACGATAACACTTGATACTAAAACAACAAAAAATAAAACCGGTAAACGCGTTAGTGGATCAGATGCATTAATTCTATCATTGATTGCCGAAAATGTCAAGACCATTTTTGGCTATCCGGGAGGAGCAATCATGCCTGTTTACGATAAATTAATGGATTATGAAGATCAGCTACACCATATATTGACCCGACATGAGCAAGGTGCAATTCACGCAGCGCAGGGTTTTGCCAGGGTAAGTGGAGAAGTAGGGGTTTGTATAGCTACTTCCGGACCGGGAGCAACCAATTTAATAACAGGCATTGCGGATGCTTTTATGGATTCTACACCACTTGTATGTTTTACAGGTCAGGTATATTCTCATTTGCTTGGTACTGATGCATTTCAGGAAACAGATGTGGTTGGCGTTTCCATGCCGGTCACCAAATGGAATTTTCAAGTGACATGTGCGGAAGAAATTGCTCCTGCAGTGGCAAAAGCTTTCTACATAGCCCGTTCAGGCCGTCCGGGACCTGTCTTGATTGATATTACAAAAGATGCCATGTTTGCCGAAGTTGATTTTTATTACGAAAAATGCACCAAAATAAGAAGTTATATTCCGATACCTGAAACTAAAGATATCAGAATCCAACAGGCATTTGAACTGATTGACAATGCCAAGAGACCACTTGCTTTAGTTGGGCAAGGTGTTGTATTAAGTGGAGCGGAAAAGGAATTAAAAGAATTTATAGAAAAAACCGGAATTCCAGTAGCTAGTACTTTATTAGGACTATCAGCACTGCCAAATGATCATAAACTTTATACCGGAATGCTGGGTATGCATGGGAATGCAGCACCAAATATCAAAACAAACGAAGCAGATCTGATCATTGCATTAGGAATGCGATTCGACGATCGGGTTACGGGTAAAGTAAGTGCTTATGCACCAAATGCCAAGAAAATTCATTTCGAAATAGATAAATCTGAAGTTCATAAAATCATTAAAGTGGATGTAACCGTTTTAGGAGATGTAAAGGATACGCTGGCAAGAGTAACAAAGCTTGTTAGCCCCAATGCCCACGTTGTTTGGCGCAACAGTTTCAAGTTTATCGACGATCAGGAAACTAGCCGTGTAATCCAAAAGGAACTAAATCCTGAAACCGGACAGATTACCATGGGTGAAGTATTACGTCATTTAAATGAAGTGACAAAAGGAGAAGCAGTAATAGTAACTGATGTTGGTCAGCACCAAATGGTGGCTTCAAGGTATTATAAATTCAAGAATAAGAGAAGTTTTATAACTTCTGGTGGCTTAGGTACGATGGGATATGGATTGCCTGCAGCCATGGGTGCTCAGATTGCGGCACCTCACCGAAAAGTTGTTTCAATTTCCGGGGACGGAGGATTTCAAATGACCATGCAAGAACTTGGTACAATTGCTTTTAATAAAGTCCCTGTTAAAATGATTGTGCTTAATAACGATTATCTGGGAATGGTTCGACAATGGCAGGAATTGTTTTTTGATAAAAGATATTCTGCTACTTCAATTACAAGCCCTGACTTTGTAATGCTTGCAGCATCATACGGAATCGATGGACAAAAAGTAACTGATAGAAAAGATTTACATGCAGCCGTTCAAAAAATGATGGATAGCAACGAACCTTTTATCTTAGAAGTGGCCGTTGAGGCAAAAGGAAATGTATTTCCGATGATTCCTTCCGGATCAGCAGTAAATGAGATTGTTTTTGGAGACGAATAA
- a CDS encoding radical SAM protein, with the protein MNIGDLDFEQLLRPLKELEKCCLCPHECGADRFSDKLGFCKSRADFNISSICIHHGEEPPISGSKGICNVFFTNCNMQCVYCQNYQISENRSDRSMASRSLIRVLTEIIEILDQGINILGFVSPGHFIPQMKVIITALHEMGYHPTIVYNSNGYDKAEELKKMEGFVDVFLPDMKYAHELLGQNFSGVKNYPQISQAALQEMYRQKGTILHLNEEDYAEQGLIIRHLVLPGQVQNSKDVLRWIAEDLSPNINISLMSQYYPTARVCNEFDFGRTLKTKEYNDVVDYFYELGLHKGWVQSLDSQDNYRPDFDQEVHPFE; encoded by the coding sequence ATGAATATTGGAGATTTAGATTTCGAACAACTTTTGCGGCCTCTGAAAGAATTAGAAAAGTGCTGCCTTTGTCCGCATGAGTGCGGAGCAGACCGTTTTTCGGATAAATTGGGGTTTTGTAAAAGTCGGGCCGATTTCAATATTTCTTCTATTTGCATTCATCATGGTGAAGAACCTCCTATAAGCGGATCTAAAGGGATTTGCAATGTGTTTTTTACCAATTGTAATATGCAATGCGTTTATTGTCAGAATTATCAGATAAGTGAGAATAGATCAGACCGATCGATGGCAAGTCGGTCACTTATCAGGGTTTTAACCGAAATAATTGAAATTCTGGATCAGGGGATTAATATTCTTGGCTTTGTTTCGCCCGGGCATTTTATCCCACAAATGAAGGTAATTATTACTGCTTTGCATGAAATGGGTTATCATCCAACCATTGTTTATAATTCCAATGGCTACGATAAAGCAGAAGAACTAAAAAAAATGGAAGGATTTGTAGATGTATTTCTTCCGGATATGAAATATGCCCATGAGTTATTAGGTCAAAACTTTTCAGGGGTTAAGAATTATCCTCAGATATCTCAAGCTGCCTTACAAGAAATGTACAGACAAAAAGGTACAATTTTACATCTGAATGAGGAAGATTATGCCGAACAAGGTTTAATCATCAGGCATTTGGTTTTACCCGGACAAGTGCAAAATAGTAAGGATGTTTTGAGATGGATTGCCGAAGACTTATCTCCCAATATTAATATTTCATTGATGTCTCAATATTATCCTACGGCTAGAGTTTGCAATGAATTTGATTTTGGAAGAACCTTGAAGACTAAAGAGTATAATGATGTTGTAGATTATTTTTATGAACTGGGTTTGCATAAAGGTTGGGTTCAGTCCTTGGACAGTCAGGATAATTACCGGCCTGATTTTGATCAAGAGGTGCATCCTTTTGAATGA
- a CDS encoding radical SAM protein, translating into MFYLPFSYDEPLFRPPSEAYSLIFQLTIGCSWNKCAFCEMYTSKSFKLRNEKEIFAEIEQTKGLADDTRKIFLADGNAFVLSFDKLIRILDKLNQSFPRLARISAYASSRDILSKTEEELMQLKNAGLKLLYIGIESGDDELLKMINKGETYNSTEEALLKARNAGIKLSVMILNGLGGKHFSNQHSINSAKLINSIQPEYLSTLVLSLPYGINHFKKRFNGEFVQLNPYELIKELGLFLQELNLVSTVFRSDHASNYLVLKGILDRDKEILVNRINDFLQNPEDGKLRPEWSRGL; encoded by the coding sequence ATGTTTTATCTGCCTTTTAGTTACGATGAACCGCTGTTTCGCCCACCAAGCGAAGCCTATTCTCTTATTTTTCAACTAACGATTGGCTGTTCATGGAATAAATGCGCTTTTTGTGAGATGTATACCTCTAAAAGTTTCAAGTTAAGAAACGAAAAGGAGATATTTGCTGAAATTGAACAAACTAAAGGTTTAGCAGATGATACGCGTAAAATATTTTTAGCAGATGGAAATGCTTTTGTTTTGTCATTTGATAAGCTGATTAGAATATTGGATAAGTTAAATCAAAGTTTTCCTCGATTGGCACGCATTTCTGCTTATGCTTCATCAAGAGATATCCTGAGTAAAACAGAAGAGGAATTGATGCAGTTAAAAAACGCTGGTTTAAAATTGCTCTATATTGGGATCGAATCAGGTGATGATGAGTTGTTGAAAATGATTAATAAAGGGGAGACATATAATTCAACAGAAGAAGCATTATTAAAGGCCAGAAATGCCGGAATCAAGTTGAGTGTCATGATTTTAAATGGGCTTGGTGGAAAGCATTTTTCAAATCAACATTCAATAAATTCAGCTAAACTCATAAATTCAATTCAACCCGAATACTTATCTACTTTGGTTTTAAGCCTTCCATACGGGATAAATCATTTTAAAAAGAGGTTCAATGGCGAATTCGTTCAATTAAATCCTTATGAATTAATCAAAGAGCTAGGGCTGTTCCTGCAAGAGTTAAACCTTGTAAGTACTGTTTTTCGGAGTGATCATGCTTCGAATTATTTGGTTTTAAAGGGGATTCTTGATAGGGATAAGGAGATTCTTGTGAATAGGATTAACGATTTTTTACAAAATCCAGAGGACGGAAAATTAAGACCTGAATGGTCTAGAGGTTTATAG
- the ilvN gene encoding acetolactate synthase small subunit produces the protein MIEEFTITVFSENSIGILNRITINFTKRKLNIDSLTVSESAIKGVYKFTIVVKCALVTVENLVKQLDKQIDILRTFFLREHEILHQEMAMYKIETSTFLESNQVEGIIRKHNARILEVTKEYTAIEKTGHKHETQELFEELKPFGVLQFVRSGRVAITRLKKELLSEYLDKLEKREMSEEI, from the coding sequence ATGATAGAGGAATTTACAATAACCGTGTTTTCTGAAAACAGCATTGGTATCTTAAACAGAATAACAATCAATTTCACCAAACGAAAATTAAATATTGATAGCTTAACCGTTTCTGAATCTGCAATCAAAGGGGTTTATAAGTTTACCATTGTTGTGAAATGCGCTTTAGTAACGGTCGAAAACCTTGTTAAGCAGCTCGATAAACAGATTGATATTTTGCGGACATTCTTTCTTCGCGAACATGAGATTTTGCACCAGGAAATGGCTATGTACAAAATTGAAACTTCCACTTTTCTGGAGTCAAATCAGGTAGAAGGGATCATCCGTAAACACAATGCACGTATTCTGGAGGTAACAAAGGAATATACTGCAATAGAAAAAACAGGTCATAAGCACGAAACTCAGGAACTTTTTGAGGAATTAAAGCCTTTTGGTGTTTTACAATTTGTGCGGTCGGGCAGAGTTGCAATTACACGATTGAAAAAGGAACTCTTGAGCGAATATCTTGATAAACTTGAAAAGCGTGAAATGAGCGAAGAAATATAA